The DNA sequence TGGAGAAAGGTGCTGCTGCGTGCATAATGCCGCCGCCATTCCGACCGCTTGACCGCCCGCTCCACAGGTCGCCATCACACGCGTAGAACCGAATGCCACGTGGGAGGCACTGATGATTCGCCCGGCGAGAAAGAGATTGTCGATGTCCTTGCTGTAATAGCAGCGGTAGGGAATGCTGTAGATCCCCTTGGAATGCCATTGGGTACAGCCGGATCGTTCGCTGTAAATGCCGTCTGCCGGGTGGAGGTCCAGTGCCCAGCCCCCAAAGGCTACTGCATCTTCAAATCGTCGCTGCTCGATGACATCCTGCTGCTTGAGGATGTAGGGCCCTTCGAATCTCCGACTCTCGCGCTTGCCTGGGATGGTGGCTACCCACTCCAAGGTCAGATCGTCCACATCGTCGAATTCGCCTGAATTTTTGATGTAATCCCACACGCCATAAATCACCTTCCACAGCTCGTATTTGATCTCCTCGGTTTGGTGAATGGTGTCTGTCCGGCCGCCATATTCAAACCACCAGAATCGGCATCCCATGTCGGTTTTACTGATGAGCTTGTAGCGGGGAATTTCCGTGATATCCTTCAGCGCATAGGAGGGAGGAATGTACCGGACAGGTGTCCCAGCGGATTTGCTGTAGAAATACATGGAATGTCCCAGCAACTCCCCATAGGCTTCATCGGGGGCAAAGCCCTCTCCGAATTCCGACTGTTTTTCCGCCCCCATCCGAAAGCTAGCCCCTGCCTGAAAAGCCACAATCCCGTCACCGGACGCATCGCAAAAAAGCGGTGCCGAAAGCTGGTACCGTGTGGAGTTTTGTGGGTTGAAGGCCGTGACGGACTGGATGGTTTGGGCGTTGGATTTCGTCACTTCGTAAACTGCTGTATTCAGCAGCAGGGTGATATTGGGCTCTTGAAGTACCTTGTCGAGCAGGACCGTGTCGAAGATGACGGCATTGCCTTCAGGATTGCGGTACATATTCTCCACGAGAAGTTCGTCCATGACCCCGCCTTCTCTGGACCATCGGTTGTTGTTTCCCATATGCGAGGTCGCGCCCAAAATCCAAAGCCTGACTTCTGAAGACGCATTGCCTCCCAATACTGGGCGGTCTTGGACCAATATGGTTTGGGTGCCTTGACGGGCTGCGGTGATCGCAGCGCAAACACCTGCGATTCCTCCGCCGACGATCACGAGTTCGGCGGATAGATGCTGGGTGCGATTCTCCCGTCGATCCGATTGAAATTCCGCTTGTATCATTTGTGCTAGCGCTTGTTTTTGAGGGTGATGATAGATCCGAGCAGGGTGATGAGGATTCCCATACTTCCGACGAGCAATTGGGATTCATTTCCCATCAAGGCCAAAATGAAGATGAGTACGCCTGTAGCCGTGGTGCCCATGCCGAAGACTCGCACGCCTTGCCGATTTTCCGAATTGGAAGTGGGCAGGGGATCTTCTTGCACAGGGACGGTACGTGTCGCTTGGTACTGATCATAATCCGCAGTACTGCCACCGGTGAAGTAGCCCCATGCTTCGAAGGCTGTGAGCAACAACAAGGGAATGCCTACGCCCACGCTCATTTCCTCCATTCGGTCGAAGCTGTGGCCGATGGTGTGGGGCATGATGAATTTGAAAAATCCATTGATTACCAATGCCACAAGGGTCGTGACCAAAGCAGTTCTGCCAGTAAGCCGTTTGGAAAAAAGGGCCCAGATCGGAGGTAGAAACATGGCGCCGCCTGTCACAGCCGCCAATCCCATGACGACCTCCACGATTCCGCCCATGGCAGGCACGAGCAGCGCCACTACAATGGTGATAAGCCCGAGGATAACCGTAGACAAACGTCCGATCTTGAGGAGTTTCTCCGAGCTGGTTTTGGGGAAGAATCCACGATAGAGGTCATGCGTGAGTACGCCCGCAGAAATGTTGAGCGTCGTGTTGACAGAGCTAGAAGTCGCGAATACCATTCCGCCGATCATCAGCCCCATCATCCCCACGGGCAAGACTTTTTGGCACATCAGCAGATAGGCCCCCTCATCGGCAAGTCCTTCCAAGCTGGGATTCATGGTCCGGTAGATCATGGGAGGAAGCATCCAGATGACAGGGCTAATGATGTAGAGGGCGCTAAAGAGCCAACCGACTTTCTGGGCATCTTTCGGAGTAGAGACAGATGTGTATCGCTGGACATACGCCCAGTTACCTGCAATGAAGAACAGGTTGTAAAGCCCAAAGGCCAGCATGAATCCCCACGTATATTCCGAGTTGGTGAGCTCAAACAGGTCTGCGGGCGCTTGCTCAATGAATCCTCCCAAGCCTCCTACCTGATCCAGTGCCAAGGGAACCACGATGAATACGGCCGCCGTCAACACCACAAATTGTAGCACATCCGTCACAATCACTGCCCATAGCCCTCCGGTAGCTGTGTAAATCAGGATCAACACCCCAATACACAAGATGCTCGCATAGATTGGAATGCCGGTGGAGACCTCCACGATCTTGGCTACAGGATACAGGAACGCTCCCGTGGTAAACATGCTGATCAGGAGAAATAGGTAGGTGTAGACCTGCTGAATGCGTGGTCCCAGTCGCTCGGAGATAAATTGAGCCGCCGTCATGGCACGTGTCTTGTGCCAACGAGGCGCAATGAACAACCCGATGACCAGTCCAGCTATGCTCATGGTCCATTGGATCGTAACAGCCACCCAGCCACTCGTGTAGGCAATCGATCCCCAGACCACGAAGGTTCCTGCGGAGAAAAAACTCATAAAGAGGGAGAGTCCGCTCATCCACCAAGGGAGCGATCCTCCCGCGGCAAAATAGGACTTGACATTGCTTCCAGATCTGGAAAAACTCATTCCGCAGATGAAGATCAATGCGGTGAACAAGAGTAGCGTTACGAGGTCAATAGTCGGCATGGTTCTGGATTCGGCGAATAGTCTCAGGGCAGGGGAGGCGTTCAAAAGGGAAGCTATATCCGTTTCCACAGGCGTTTTGCGGAGGATATTCCCACTGCTTCATCCAAAACTATGGAAGATTTTTTCCAAGCTTTTAGCTAGCTTGTATCCATCTTTGGAACAAATGAATGAATAGGCTAAGTCGCTTGTCTTCAGGTGGGTATCTAGGGGTAATTTTGTGCGAAAATCAGTATGAACAAGGACGCGCTACCAAAACTGATCAAATTTGTCGAGCAGAAACTAGACAGGGGCAAGTGTGAAAACTGGACCAATGGGGATTTTGAAATTCTGAGTGCCGAAATTCGTCGGGCCACCAAAGTCTCCATCAGTGCGGCGACGCTCAAACGGATCTTCGGGAAGGTCAGCGTGAGTGAGGGCTACTCGCCACAGCGTGCCACGCTTGATGCCTTGATGCAATACGCCGATTTCGAAGCGAAAGAGCAAGCTGCAACAACAGTCAGTCAAAAGCGCCGCCTGCATTACCGGTGGTTGGTCGGAGTTGCAAGCATCTTTGCCATCCTGCTCATTGGCTGGCAAATGTGGATGAATTCCTCCAATGAACCTGCTTTTCAGCCTCAAGGCACCATCACCCTCCAAAGTCTAGAAGGAACCTGTCCCTCCACAGCCTTTTTTCGGCTTGCGCTAGATAGCATCTCGGGATACCGGGTGACCTTTGACGATGAGTCCAAACCGTTGGCGATTCCCCCTGTTGCTGAATTCTCCTTCCCGCATTTCTATGCCTATCCGGGCTATTTTACACCAAAACTCTGGCATGACAATCGGATTGTCGCTACTGGGGAACCTGTGCTGGTAGAAACAGAGGGATGGCAAGCGTTCGCGTCGCTCTACAAGGACTCGGAGCCTCGCACCCGCTTTCACCCCATCAGAATCTCGGATAATGTCACGGATGGAGAGTTCTTTATTTCCAAGCCCCACCTTTCGCAAGCGGGATTGGATACGACCAAAATTCTGGTGGTACAGCTTGATCATTATTCACCCATGCATGTTTCCGCGGATGAATTCGTCTATCAGACCCGCATCAAGAACGACGAGTTTTGGCCGGGTCTTAGATGCTATTCCATGCACCTTCGGATTCAAGGGACCGAGGGGAAAGTTGAGTTCAAATTGGTAGGGGAGGGATGTAGCGGATTTAGTGAAGCCACCATTGGTAAGCACAAAGTGACGGATAAGGTTCGACTACAATCCTTGGCGTTGGATGTTTCGGAGTGGAATGATATCCAGATTTCTCATCTGGCAAATAGAGTCGAACTGTTGGTGAATGATCGATTGCTATTCGAAGGAAAGACGCTGGAATCTTTGGGGGAATTGATTGGGACCTCGCTGATATTCCACGGGAGCGGTAAGGTCGATTTTGTCAAGCTATCTGTTGGCGGAAAGA is a window from the Pontibacter sp. G13 genome containing:
- a CDS encoding FAD-dependent oxidoreductase, translated to MIQAEFQSDRRENRTQHLSAELVIVGGGIAGVCAAITAARQGTQTILVQDRPVLGGNASSEVRLWILGATSHMGNNNRWSREGGVMDELLVENMYRNPEGNAVIFDTVLLDKVLQEPNITLLLNTAVYEVTKSNAQTIQSVTAFNPQNSTRYQLSAPLFCDASGDGIVAFQAGASFRMGAEKQSEFGEGFAPDEAYGELLGHSMYFYSKSAGTPVRYIPPSYALKDITEIPRYKLISKTDMGCRFWWFEYGGRTDTIHQTEEIKYELWKVIYGVWDYIKNSGEFDDVDDLTLEWVATIPGKRESRRFEGPYILKQQDVIEQRRFEDAVAFGGWALDLHPADGIYSERSGCTQWHSKGIYSIPYRCYYSKDIDNLFLAGRIISASHVAFGSTRVMATCGAGGQAVGMAAALCTQQHLSPAGLSEDPGIQQLQEALNLIGQSIPGTAIPSGGNALNQAKYSASSALKLAEIPADREWLNLKTSAAQMIPLKARQAYSFSIQVQATAATSLEVQLRTSAHPEHFTPEVVLESQTLHLAQGVQEMTVSFSCELEEEQYGFLTFLANESVQIRQSEQRYTGVLSVFNGVNKAVSNDGSQRPPKDIGIDAFEFWIPQRRPSGHNLAMKISPTIEAFEATNLGNGWVRPIRSVNAWVADLADPTPTLTVEWEADRPVSEIRLFWDTDYDHAMESTLMGHPESVMPFCVRNYQIFDLEGQLLAEVTGNYQTLNVHALPPETHVKGLVLKMEHPSEHIPAALFEWVVR
- a CDS encoding sodium:solute symporter family protein; this translates as MPTIDLVTLLLFTALIFICGMSFSRSGSNVKSYFAAGGSLPWWMSGLSLFMSFFSAGTFVVWGSIAYTSGWVAVTIQWTMSIAGLVIGLFIAPRWHKTRAMTAAQFISERLGPRIQQVYTYLFLLISMFTTGAFLYPVAKIVEVSTGIPIYASILCIGVLILIYTATGGLWAVIVTDVLQFVVLTAAVFIVVPLALDQVGGLGGFIEQAPADLFELTNSEYTWGFMLAFGLYNLFFIAGNWAYVQRYTSVSTPKDAQKVGWLFSALYIISPVIWMLPPMIYRTMNPSLEGLADEGAYLLMCQKVLPVGMMGLMIGGMVFATSSSVNTTLNISAGVLTHDLYRGFFPKTSSEKLLKIGRLSTVILGLITIVVALLVPAMGGIVEVVMGLAAVTGGAMFLPPIWALFSKRLTGRTALVTTLVALVINGFFKFIMPHTIGHSFDRMEEMSVGVGIPLLLLTAFEAWGYFTGGSTADYDQYQATRTVPVQEDPLPTSNSENRQGVRVFGMGTTATGVLIFILALMGNESQLLVGSMGILITLLGSIITLKNKR